In Prunus dulcis chromosome 2, ALMONDv2, whole genome shotgun sequence, a single genomic region encodes these proteins:
- the LOC117618557 gene encoding common plant regulatory factor 1: MGNDDDGKSAKSEKSSSPLTADQTNHSNQTNVHVYPDWAAMQAYYGPRVALPPYYNSAVASGHAPHPYMWGPPQPMMPPYGTPYAAMYSHGYAHPAVPLGSHGQAVPSSPSAATPLNMETPTKSSGNADRGLMKKLKRFDALAMSIGNSNVGDAEGGAEHSVSQSLGTEGSSEGSDGNTAGENQTRRKRSREGTPATAGDGKTDMQPSPVSAKEVNAASDKVLGATVAAPSVPGKLVGPVVSPGMTMALEFKNSPNLNSKSSSTSVPQSCAVLPPEAWMHNERELKRERRKQSNRESARRSRLRKQAETEELARKVDALSAENVALKSEISRLTENSSTLKLENATLMDKLKNTRVGRMEEIMMNIDDKRVQPFSTENLLSRVNNSGSIARDAEKEGDMYEKNSGAKLHQLLDASPRADAVAAG; the protein is encoded by the exons ATGGGAAACGACGACGACGGAAAATCTGCCAAATCTGAGAAATCATCTTCACCTCTGACAGCG GATCAGACAAATCATAGCAATCAGACCAATGTTCATGTCTATCCTGATTGGGCAGCCATGCAG GCATATTATGGTCCCAGAGTTGCTCTTCCTCCATATTACAACTCAGCTGTGGCTTCTGGCCACGCACCTCATCCCTATATGTGGGGCCCACCACAG CCTATGATGCCACCCTATGGGACACCTTATGCAGCAATGTATTCACATGGTTATGCACATCCGGCAGTTCCTCTT GGATCACATGGCCAAGCGGTTCCATCATCACCTTCT GCTGCAACTCCTTTGAATATGGAAACACCTACAAAGTCATCTGGTAATGCAGACCGAGGTTTAatgaaaaagttgaaaagatTTGATGCGCTTGCAATGTCAATAGGCAATAGCAATGTTGGGGATGCTGAGGGTGGAGCTGAACATAGTGTCTCCCAGAG TTTGGGGACAGAAGGTTCTAGCGAGGGAAGTGATGGGAATACGGCTGGG GAAAATCaaaccagaagaaaaagaagtcgTGAGGGAACACCAGCCACTG CTGGAGATGGGAAGACTGACATGCAGCCCAGTCCAGTTTCTGCTAAGGAGGTAAATGCAGCTTCTGATAAAGTGTTGGGTGCAACTGTTGCTGCTCCTAGTGTCCCGGGAAAATTGGTTGGACCAGTAGTTTCTCCTGGTATGACCATGGCGTTGGAATTCAAGAACTCACCTAACTTGAACTCAAAGTCGAGCTCTACTAGTGTTCCACAATCCTGTGCAGTTTTGCCTCCAGAAGCCTGGATGCAT AATGAACGGGAGCTAAAAAGGGAGAGGAGGAAACAGTCTAATCGGGAATCTGCTAGAAGGTCCAGGTTGAGGAAGCAG GCTGAGACTGAGGAACTTGCACGAAAAGTTGACGCCTTATCTGCGGAGAATGTGGCACTTAAATCTGAAATAAGTCGATTGACTGAGAATTCTAGCACGCTGAAGCTAGAAAATGCTACATTAATG GATAAACTGAAAAATACACGCGTAGGACGAATGGAAGAGATTATGATGAACATTGATGATAAGAGGGTCCAACCTTTTAGTACTGAGAACCTACTGTCGAGAGTTAATAACTCGGGTTCCATTGCTAGGGATGCTGAGAAAGAGGGTGACATGTATGAGAAAAACTCGGGGGCTAAGCTGCATCAACTCCTGGATGCGAGTCCCAGGGCTGATGCAGTTGCTGCTGGCTGA